The DNA segment TACTGATCGCAGATAACAGCGGTATCTTAttaatttacaacaaacacaacTAATGCCCTTTTCTGAAGTAATTTACATGCCTTTGCGTTGTAAGCCTAATAATAAGTCGTTAcacaatcaaaaacaataaattacacCGAAGCTCGTTTTAATCTCATTTACATAAACTTACTTTATCCTTGAAGTTGACCTTGGCACGATTATTTAGCAGAAGCTGAACCATGTCAAAACTTGTGCCTCTGCACGCCCAATGAAGCGGGATGTTGTTTAgctaaaacaattaaatgtaTAAAGTGATGTACAACATAAGCTAACAGAAAAGAAACCACAAGAAGAACTACTGGCTCACTTTATCACAGCGATTAACCTTAGCTCCCCTCCGGATCAATAATTCGGCTGCTTGAGTTTGCTCGTAAAGTGCAGCGCGATGGAGGGCAGTTCGATTACACTGTGAATTAGTTAAAACTATGAATGTTATATAACACATATAGTTGCAATCGTGTGTTTGTCGAAAATACCGAGTCAACTGTGTTTACGTCCCCGCCGTCATCTAAGAATTTCGTTATTGCTTTCATTTTTCCACAACATGCAGCTGTGAAGAAATCATACTGCGAGATAGGTCCCGTAGGTTCTGGCTAAAAGCAATAAATtggcaaataaaacttacGAGTAATTTGCGATTTAATcaatttgttcttttttaaaaagaattgGAGGAACAACTCACTTCTTCTTCATTGCTGTCAACACTATAGTTTATGCGGCCTAAATGAATTCTGGAAGTTTTACGCTTTTCATTAGACGACGTTTTTCGTTTTGGTGTTGGAGATGGACTCGGACGAATGTGTCCTCTTGCTTCCACCAAACTTTTCCGGCCCGACCTTGTCgaagcattttttatttggacATCGTTGGTGTCTTTTTTCTTACGAAGCATTTTCACGAACAGCTTATATTTTTAGAGCATAAGAACCAAGCAATTATTATAGTTCAAAACGTGCTGTAGGAAGCAGTTGCAGAACTTGACGGGAACGATTTTACGTAATACTATTGTACACTCGCTGACCTCTCACCTTTAACAAATTAATCTAATCCAACCTGGATTAATTTGTTAAGCTACTTCACGCCCAAGTTCTTGTGTCAAGCGCACACTCATAAATGAAATATACAATTGATTGGTTGACGCATGCCTTATAATCTTGCTATATGCGGTCTTTAGATTGTAAGAACTTCTTCATCGTGCTTTCTTTGCTTCTTTGTAAATAGAAAAACGCCGAACGCAAATGACCTATACCGGCCAAACTCATTGACAGATATCGGACTGAAGATTAGCTAATGACAATAACAGACACCGAGTTCAAATAGATAAATATAGAACGTACGCAATTATTATGAAAAAGGATTATGAAAAGTGTCATGTCATAGAAATTCTAAACAAAGCATACAAGACACTATATGCAGTACATGCTTCATAGACGAAGTTTTGTGATGctgttttttcaatttgcaaCCTACACCTGTAATGTGCTTGTATGTAGTTGCTgtagtttaaaaatataacagagTTTGTCTTTTTCGTCTGTATCATTTTGTCTATTCTTTACAGTAGCAAAATAATGTTTGCAAACTGACATGATTCATAATAATGCCACAATAATCTGCAATTTTGCGACGACTAACTTCAAATAACCTAATCTCAATATTAAAATACAGCCATCGATCAGGACCTGCATGCTGGTGCGTAACACAACTTTTAATATGATGAACAACTTTTACCTGGACCTGCCTTCTCAGTGTGATTGAAAATATCCGGGATTTACTTTGCAAGTTGATGACAATAACAATCCCAGATTACTGTGACATGCCTGTGATGTCGTCacattctttgatttttaatttaccTGGAGATTAAATTAGCCAACGCATGGAGGACACCTAATATGAATTTGACACCACTTCAAATGCTGTTTATAGAAAGACAAGTTTTATAGAAGTCATTCATATCGtttgttttagattttataCAAACGTCAACCAAACAGCAAGAAACGTCAGAAAATCTTGAAATAACTAAGTATACAATACCATCCCAGTAGTCAGAATCGATGTGATAAACATAAATTATAtgtaaatattgtaaatataAGCCTACTGTATATACCGTATACACCGTGATAGATATGTCTCATATAAGTCTTTCAAAAGCATTAACAGCTTCATGACACTCTATTGATCCAATTGCTGAAATGTAAAATTGATTGATGGCGATTAGCTTGTCGATTATGACCATTCATTATAAGTGATTGGTTGTAAGAAATGGCACTGTTGGATTAAGTATAAGCTTAATAACCTGCTGCAACCTCTTCTTTTATATCTCAACCACGGCTACAACAAAAGGGAAAACATGATTTTACAGGTAAATGGATAACATCATTACAGTTTTACATGACGTGATTGGAAATCAAAATCTAAAGCTTAAGCTTCATTATTTGAGCAATGATTGTAACTATTGTAATGACATGAAACGATACGCAACTTTCttaactgaaattttttatctttaattgACTTAAAGTCAATgtcatttgtttttatgagTTCACAGTAACGGATATTACAATAATGCATCTCAATTTTTGTGTCAAATATAGTCGGCCAACATTTATAAACTGGAGGAAACTTTCGCTTTTTCATTTCTAGCCCATGtcatcattttgttttgtttttcctttgTGTTTAACTTTGTGTTTTCGCCTAAATCATAAACTGCGTTTAACATTAATCATACGCAGTTGCATCTGTATATAGGCTACCCGTTTGTATAGTACATTTCACAGTTTGTTTAAATGAAGCTCTGGTAGTCGTTGTAGTAACGATTGTCTACGGTTTGCTGCCGAACAAAACATTCGCAAGCCACAGAACTTTTCACTCTATATTTGTGCAGAGTTAAGCGGAAACTCCCGACGCCGGTTCGCAGACCGGTTAGTTGAACGCAGGCCATATGGGCAGCCAAAGTCCGCCGTTGTTTGGGAGTCGGCGTCGGTGACGAAATGGCAAAGCCTGGCAAAACGTTCCTAAAACTCCGCGATCTATTTATGATGCGCCTAAGGAGTCACACTGATGCGTGAGTTCTTGGCTTGTTCTAACTGGGACCTGGACAAATAGGTGTCTCGATTTTAGTCGTCGGGGTTGGTTATGGAAACATATGGAGTTACATGGATGCAAAAAGCAAGATCTAGAGCGGAATAGAAGGCGTGCTGTTACCGGCGGTGCAGTGCCGACACCCGATAGACGGTCGGTTAAGGTGACTCGATATTATTCTGgtgaaatacaacaaaaatatggaGAAATATGCTATCTTTCTGGTCAAGGATGATTTCGGTCCGATGAAATATGATGTTATTAAGAAAAAATGTAAGACAATTCTGTTTAAAAGACTATTATTATGGCTAAGTAAGGCATTTTTATGGCAAATTTGACATCATTATCGTAAGTTATAACAATCCACAAATGAAAGATGATTTAGCCCATTGGTAAACCTAGTATTATTTCATAATGTTTTGAAACTAAATGACGAAAATCAGCTGAGATATGTCtttattttcagcaatgaTAATTCCAACCCGGGCTATAGTCATGAAAAACGTTTTCGAGTGACGAGAAATCATCGCCAATTtcaagtcgtgcaaagactttcctcagccGGAGGATAAAGATTGTATTGTACCAAAATGCGTCCCTCTCAAAGTTATCTCGTAAATGTGGTGGTCATCgcaagttttaaattttgcgaTGATATGATAATATTTCTTGTGCACCTAATTGGATTATTTCGGTCCGGAATATAGGTTTATAGATAATGTATATATGTACCCGGTTCCTTTACTATGTTTGATTCCGGTTTACATCACAAAAATGTCAACCGCATTGCCTTTGTCTGTACAAAACAggcttttaattaaaactgtGTAACACGTTAGTTATGAAAGGAAGACGGAGACAATTACTGTGTTTCCAATTTTAATTGCGTGTTGTtattataagaacaataagCAGCAAGCTCGGTATAGCAACATGCAGGATATACAAAACCAAGTTAAAAAATCATTCTCATGAATTAGATCATTATCATTGGTAAAATTCCGCTCACAAGAGTAAGCAAGAATAGACTGAGGTGAACTTGAGAAAATGCTGTTGACCCATTGTTAAATCTGTTGCATAGTTTTCCTTTACAACATTTTGAACAGGTCTCCCCAgaactgaaataaaaaaagcatttttattgcTAGCTAGAAACGTTTAGCatcaagtaggcctactttattACGTAACACACACCTGCATTTACCCAAATGCAGAATAGTCTAATCGTTAACAAGCAACCTTGTAATTGTGGCGCATTGTTGATCCAGGCCAGCTTCATCGCAAGTTCGTAGTTGACAGCCTCTTGAAAAGGTGACCACACCATCGTTTCCCCGTTGTCGTTGCGTCTGCAAATGTCGCAAGTAAAGTAGCCTAATGGCCTATGTTGGTTAGTTATTTTTCTAGCAATATCCTGAGGCTATTAATCCAATTTGGAATAAACTCACTCATTAACTGGTTCTAAAAATTAAGATTGACTACCAACATTACAAAAGTTTTCCAAACGCAGGTATTTATGTTATGTACATTCTGTATGCTATCTTGCTTATACCCAGCAGTCGGAATTTGGTAAAAGGCATTGTTCAACGTATGAAGAATTAGCAGCAGACAAGGTGATTTCcttgttacaaattttttctCTGTCTCCTCTGCAAGCGACACAAGTTTGCAAGGAAACGTCTGGTGTTCCCTGTCAGGTTAAAGTTTATCAACGTTAGACTTGCTACTAAGTTATTGCTCATTATAAGCAGACCTTTCATGTTGCGTGTATACTGTAATTCACCAAACGTTCTCACTGTTAGCATATCTCTGTTGCATCTGTTCGTCAAACAGCACTTGGCACATAGCCGTACGCGACCTTGAGGAGAATTATAAGCATAACAAAACTCTTTTCCTTCCATGTGTCGGTTACAAAAAACTCCCTGTCTTATCGACTCCGGTTGTCCACACATCCGGGTGTAGGTAGAAGTTGCAGCGTTTCTGATAGTCTGTGCAGGTTGAAAGTTAAATTTCTGTCCTATTAAAGTGACATTGTAACGATAAACTTGCAATATTATAAGCTTACTAAAAAAGAGCGAGGAGTATAATGTACTTCAATAAACATTTGATGAGTAAAAATGTTAGTCATTGATCTTTACGTTATCACTAACCCAGCAGGCCACCCTTGATCCAGTGCATGATTGTTCCTGGTGTCTTCCGCGAACTTGATTTCCTCCGCATTCTTGCCCAGTACAAGCGAAACATGTGAACGTCTACAAACGTCATCGTCAACACCACATAGAAAAGCAGAAGCGAACGTTTTTTATTACGTATCTATAACATTAAAGAGTTTCAAGCAGAATCGGTGTTCATATAAGAAGTTCATATCGGGAGTATATGCATGAGTAAATGCAGCACCGATATCCGAGAAAGGTCCAAAATTAACGTAGTTGGCAGTGATTATTTTGAAAGAGTTGTGTCTGTCAATATTAAGCACATCACGGGGAAAGAAACACTGCTACGGTGTAGCCCACAACGGCTTTCAACTTGCAGAAGGCTTTTTCTTTGCTTGAAGAAAAATGGCGTGGATAAGTAATTTTCTGCCCGATAGGAATTTAAATCTGGTTTTTACAACGCCGCAAACGTAATTCCTTTGGTTAAACCATATTATGTAcgcttgaaatttttttccaagTGTACTTTAAAATCAAACACATACCTGTCAGAATTTAGGAGGAATTAAGAAAATACTTTATAAAGTATAGAAAGTGACAATGTCAAGCAAATGCCATGTGCAAATGCATGTTTGCAATATATTCACAAACTCGTTAGTGCAACAGAAATTACACGTATATAGTCCTACTTATTGGTTATTAAcatataaacaaacttttgttCTTGTTCGAAATTCACTGAAATAATTGTAACAAATCTGCCACATTCGCAAATTAAATAGATGGGAACGTTCCGCCCAAATGTTGACCTCACAAAACAATTGCATTGATTTTGTATTATTCACTATCTTTTCTGGGTTATAGGTTAGAGTTAGACCGTTGTGGCCAAAGACCCGTGCATATCATCATATGCCTGatataatgtttctttgcaCCGTCATCTGAAATCTGAAGTTGTATCGTTCCCCTTGACAGTAAGTGCATTATCAAATCTACAGATGCCGGAGCTTTCAAGTTCGTGAAATAAGCCTGTCAATTTCAATATGGTTTCTTTTCATGTCACATTTTGTGTTTGAGCTGGAGCTCGCAAAAGTGTCGGCGCGGCGCTCCGGCAGCACTCTAACCCCATGTTGACCCATGCAATTAAATGTCAACTATTGATGACTTCACTTCATTTATCATAACGGATGGCAACATTTTCATA comes from the Clavelina lepadiformis chromosome 5, kaClaLepa1.1, whole genome shotgun sequence genome and includes:
- the LOC143459859 gene encoding uncharacterized protein LOC143459859 codes for the protein MLRKKKDTNDVQIKNASTRSGRKSLVEARGHIRPSPSPTPKRKTSSNEKRKTSRIHLGRINYSVDSNEEEPEPTGPISQYDFFTAACCGKMKAITKFLDDGGDVNTVDSCNRTALHRAALYEQTQAAELLIRRGAKVNRCDKLNNIPLHWACRGTSFDMVQLLLNNRAKVNFKDKLLNTPLHVATRVGFTACVDYLLECGAKINEPDSEGDTAIHDAVRLGRHKVVRTLILHGADMFLKNKDGKTPTDLIQSWYNNVKDAVKQAELERKRKELNAQKLADEMRESSRFGEKLAVNEERRSEKSSEGMLTHGKMEEPTVIADKMENFQEDGVIFFKGGSNTN
- the LOC143460046 gene encoding uncharacterized protein LOC143460046, with the translated sequence MIPQVLSLVCALVLSDAQFAYPVDPNPPQASATFTCFACTGQECGGNQVRGRHQEQSCTGSRVACWTIRNAATSTYTRMCGQPESIRQGVFCNRHMEGKEFCYAYNSPQGRVRLCAKCCLTNRCNRDMLTGTPDVSLQTCVACRGDREKICNKEITLSAANSSYVEQCLLPNSDCWTQRQRGNDGVVTFSRGCQLRTCDEAGLDQQCATITSSGETCSKCCKGKLCNRFNNGSTAFSQVHLSLFLLTLVSGILPMIMI